A single window of Anaerocolumna chitinilytica DNA harbors:
- a CDS encoding TetR/AcrR family transcriptional regulator, whose product MTKRINDTKQREKQIVQAAQKIFLKKGYFRTTIDDIAAEVGVVRGTVLHYYNSKEKLMEAVLNHKDDSFIPYVIKIMENQDISVTERLCKVIELCSEQFSNVKPQLIRYQRDYEKFRFLLDQMRIQTFYQLCEPFQKLLDDGCKEGVFCIHDTKARANSIVFAIFGVTGADISTEALLAELQIIIDKFTQSHIN is encoded by the coding sequence ATGACAAAACGAATTAATGATACAAAACAAAGAGAAAAGCAAATAGTACAGGCTGCTCAAAAAATATTTCTAAAAAAAGGATACTTTAGAACGACGATTGATGATATTGCCGCAGAAGTAGGCGTAGTAAGGGGAACAGTTCTTCACTACTATAATAGTAAGGAAAAGTTAATGGAAGCAGTGCTAAACCATAAGGATGATTCTTTTATACCATACGTTATAAAGATTATGGAAAATCAGGATATTTCCGTAACAGAACGTCTATGCAAAGTTATAGAACTGTGCTCAGAGCAGTTTTCAAATGTCAAACCGCAATTGATAAGATACCAGAGAGATTATGAAAAATTTCGTTTTCTTCTTGATCAGATGAGGATTCAGACATTTTATCAACTGTGTGAACCCTTTCAAAAGCTGTTAGATGATGGTTGTAAAGAAGGTGTCTTTTGTATTCACGATACTAAAGCCAGAGCAAATAGTATTGTGTTTGCAATATTCGGAGTAACCGGTGCTGACATCTCAACGGAAGCACTCCTTGCAGAACTACAAATTATAATTGATAAATTTACTCAATCACATATAAATTAA
- a CDS encoding ketopantoate reductase family protein has protein sequence MRILVYGAGVLGCNLAHLLYKSKKNVTLLARGSWYEEIKQNGVTIRHKFKIRNTNDKIRVINSLTDQDFYDIIFVALQYTQLESIIPILNQNPSKNIVFIGNNTCAKGYLDLLKEKNVLFGFFSAGGQRTSKYVDSFYLNEMTIGRIDNSHESDEWIKSIFQGTKMRLTIENKMDDWLKSHAAFILPFVYAAYYTGYDYRKIKKDKVFLYKIIDSVREYYDVLKELGYEVLPKSDYEFVTSKKIKCYIFLKLCCYTALGDLCVCDHAKNGKNEMIKLNDEFRELLANAMLRTPHADVLEKYIPNK, from the coding sequence TTTAGCACATTTACTCTATAAATCCAAAAAGAATGTAACGCTTCTTGCAAGAGGAAGTTGGTATGAGGAAATCAAACAAAATGGTGTAACAATCAGACATAAATTTAAGATTAGAAATACAAATGATAAAATACGCGTGATTAATTCTTTGACGGATCAGGATTTCTATGACATAATCTTTGTTGCCTTGCAATATACACAACTGGAAAGTATCATTCCGATTTTAAATCAGAATCCGAGTAAGAATATTGTTTTTATTGGAAACAATACATGTGCAAAAGGATATTTAGATCTATTGAAAGAGAAAAACGTATTGTTTGGATTCTTTAGTGCAGGTGGGCAAAGAACCAGTAAATATGTTGATTCTTTTTATTTAAATGAAATGACGATTGGAAGGATAGATAATTCTCATGAAAGTGATGAATGGATAAAGAGTATTTTTCAGGGAACAAAAATGAGACTTACCATTGAAAATAAAATGGATGATTGGCTAAAAAGTCATGCAGCATTTATTCTTCCGTTTGTATATGCAGCATATTATACAGGGTATGATTATAGAAAAATCAAGAAGGATAAGGTGTTTTTGTATAAAATTATAGATTCTGTCAGAGAGTATTATGATGTGTTAAAAGAACTTGGGTATGAGGTGTTGCCGAAGAGTGACTACGAATTTGTTACCTCGAAAAAAATCAAGTGTTATATATTTTTAAAATTGTGTTGCTATACGGCACTGGGTGACCTGTGTGTATGCGATCATGCAAAAAATGGTAAGAATGAGATGATAAAATTAAATGATGAATTCAGAGAATTGTTAGCAAATGCAATGTTGAGAACACCCCATGCAGATGTTCTTGAAAAATACATACCAAATAAATAA